In Acropora muricata isolate sample 2 chromosome 11, ASM3666990v1, whole genome shotgun sequence, one DNA window encodes the following:
- the LOC136890118 gene encoding uncharacterized protein: MLLSGGVFRLLKKSISQDELQEAHAYLKLFVAQAPVFYGLKFQTFNVHQLLHLPEVVRDLGPLWSNSCFPFEDYNGDLRDLFHGTRNVDGQIVTAVSIIQKLPEIARSMDTSPEVKACYEHLTSKRSHAR; this comes from the exons ATGTTGCTGAGTGGTGGGGTGTTCAGGTTGCTTAAAAAGTCCATTTCACAAGATGAATTACAGGAAGCCCATGCTTATTTGAAACTTTTCGTTGCTCAAGCTCCAGTCTTTTACG GGCTAAAGTTCCAGACCTTTAATGTTCATCAACTGCTGCACCTTCCAGAAGTTGTGAGGGACCTGGGTCCATTGTGGTCAAACTCTTGCTTCCCATTTGAGGACTACAATGGTGACTTGCGTGATCTATTCCATGGAACCAGAAATGTGGATGGCCAG ATTGTTACAGCGGTATCAATTATTCAGAAGTTGCCAGAAATTGCCAGATCCATGGACACCTCTCCAGAAGTCAAGGCATGTTATGAACACCTCACAAGCAAGCGTTCTCATGCTAGGTAA
- the LOC136889210 gene encoding uncharacterized protein: MADNRVKRKAWMHCKGAKIPRTTAWRRKKVGKRNVRKSLMSDSLVKKSIVAEESVRSSSSVSDESTFTFANETGFQSDHSSIESPTSTTEIDNVFGDYDSANFEDEVDDFSSFFIDSVAYSGEKSSSESDTERSDCSSDSEFDSGKDETSGIIHESKMSNEDLVDDNIPLSTLLICLVNLRQRNILIVATALGEYGTVKEKCQKSKKKIEHFLELDLHMRLCQLYRDADFVRLLGYRFENDFHDDDDICDIFSGQEYRKLMQPGGFLSKDNPLNISFSFNTDGVAPYKSSNKQNFWPIFLVINELPPRLRCSRKYMFLAGLWCSKKKPNMQTFCRPIIENINGLYHSGLTVVTPTGQQKIIKATLLLSSADLPAKSLMANMKQYNGEKGCSVCEDEGKTVGVGGLHRIWPYTMDMVQRTHKSVVESIRKVVQTGKPVCPKCM, from the exons ATGGCTGACAACAGAGTGAAACGGAAAGCGTGGATGCATTGCAAAGGCGCAAAAATTCCGAGAACTACAGCttggagaagaaaaaaagttggaaaaagGAATGTTCGCAAAAGTTTGATGTCTGATTCATTGGTAAAAAAGTCAATCGTTGCCGAAGAAAGTGTTCGATCTTCCTCCAGTGTATCTGACGAGTCGACGTTTACGTTTGCGAATGAGACTGGTTTCCAAAGCGATCATTCTTCTATTGAGTCTCCCACTTCAACTACAGAGATTGACAATGTCTTTGGTGATTACGATTCAGCCAATTTCGAAGATGAAGTGGATGATTTCTCGTCCTTTTTCATCGATTCTGTTGCTTACAGTGGCGAGAAATCATCTTCGGAAAGTGACACCGAAAGATCTGATTGTAGCTCGGACAGCGAATTTGACAGCGGAAAAGATGAAACGAGTGGCATTATCCACGAGTCGAAAATGAGCAATGAAGATTTGGTGGATGACAATATTCCACT AAGTACTTTGCTGATCTGTTTGGTGAACCTTCGCCAAAGAAACATTCTTATTGTGGCAACTGCCTTGGGCGAATACGGAACCGTCAAAGAAAAATGTCAGAAATCGAAGAAGAAGATTGAACACTTCTTAGAGCTGGATTTGCACATGCGTCTCTGTCAGCTGTATCGag aTGCAGATTTTGTCAGACTACTGGGTTATCGATTTGAGAATGACtttcatgatgatgatgatatatGTGACATATTCAGCGGGCAAGAGTACCGCAAACTCATGCAGCCTGGTGGCTTTCTCAGCAAAGACAACCCACTGAACATCTCTTTCTCATTCAATACTGATGGTGTTGCACCTTACAAGTCAtccaacaaacaaaatttttggcCTATTTTCCTGGTCATCAATGAACTTCCTCCAAGACTGAG GTGTTCCAGAAAGTACATGTTCCTTGCTGGTCTCTGGTGTTCCAAGAAAAAGCCAAACATGCAAACATTCTGTCGACCAATAATTGAAAACATCAATGGCCTTTACCACAGTG GCCTCACAGTTGTGACACCTACTGGTCAACAAAAGATTATAAAGGCCACCCTGCTGCTGTCTTCTGCTGATCTTCCAGCAAAGTCTCTTATGGCCAACATGAAACAGTACAATGGTGAGAAAGGCTGCTCAGTTTGTGAAGATGAAGGGAAGACAGTTGGAGTTGGTGGGTTGCACAGAATTTGGCCCTATACCATGGACATGGTACAAAGGACACACAAGTCTGTGGTTGAGTCCATCCGGAAGGTTGTTCAGACAGGAAAACCGGTATGTCCAAAGTGCATGTGA
- the LOC136889211 gene encoding protein BANP-like, which translates to MPSTDVDVRSSHEFAVNRNSEDFDMEASPRKKKRSAKDAKKSAKQRAEKSTNSIDEEDMVFDFMQQIMSRLDSPEKKIDGNQPCFEKLSKKIEKRKKDHSLPVQVFVSKSGDGTERSSSSYLSQTSFDSGNPPQLCSTPRAGLPARTSSSADSPNIRESDDELDIPQESEPVSSRDAVGPSDNSSVDSNESEPLCQADEMAITGDPKFGVKTSKDCFDNIVNHSHSPSALALNLLDNLIPKEVRRISNIKGTNGKSPLNPMILAAIKGQLKRQFKWTEEEVTKNWGGKTGIQQKIADKCRNLNKCINKSK; encoded by the exons ATGCCATCAACCGACGTCGACGTAAGAAGTTCACACGAATTCGCGGTGAATAGAAACAGTGAAG ATTTTGATATGGAAGCTTctccaagaaaaaagaaacggaGTGCGAAAGATGCAAAAAAGAGCGCCAAACAACGTGCAGAGAAGTCGACCAATAGTATTGACGAAGAG GATATGGTCTTTGACTTCATGCAGCAAATAATGTCTCGCTTGGACAGCCCTGAAAAGAAGATTGATGGAAATCAACCATGTTTTGAAAAGCTTTcaaaaaagattgaaaagagAAAG AAGGATCATTCACTTCCTGTGCAAGTGTTTGTCAGCAAATCTGGTGATGGCACAGAAAGGTCATCCTCATCATATCTTTCTCAGACAAGCTTCGACAGTGGCAACCCTCCACAGCTCTGCTCAACTCCAAGGGCTGGTCTACCTGCAAGAACCAGTAGTTCTGCAGACTCACCAAATATAAGAGAAAGTGATGATGAACTTGACATCCCACAAGAAAGTGAACCTGTCAGTAGCAGAGATGCTGTTGGACCTAGTGATAATTCATCTGTGGACTCCAATGAAAGTGAACCTCTATGTCAAGCAGATGAGATGG CAATAACTGGAGATCCCAAGTTTGGAGTCAAGACAAGCAAGGACTGCTTTGACAACATTGTAAACCACTCCCACTCACCATCAGCTCTTGCACTGAACCTCTTGGACAACTTAATTCCAAAAGAGGTTCGGCGCATCTCCAACATTAAGGGTACAAATGGGAAGTCTCCCTTGAATCCAATGATTCTGGCAGCCATAAAAG GACAACTGAAAAGACAATTCAAGTGGACTGAGGAAGAAGTCACTAAAAACTGGGGAGGGAAAACTGGCATCCAGCAAAAGATTGCTGATAAGTGTAGAAACTTGAATAAGTGCATTAATAAATCAAAGTAA
- the LOC136890863 gene encoding uncharacterized protein, whose protein sequence is MIHGTQHISNQIASAVSIFRNFPTLISKMTTSVNSECVISLAEHLAGERSLPSPPVDADPKGFVLGVSKKEQLIQQELLAVNRFLYCRGLKVIGQGDEVQTHWRAVVNGAIFSCAQWSKSKLKNSYTIQYEDAKGSTQFGEIQRFLVLKGHNVAVVTNLAVNGSLVSPIKSSSELLNNFADSGVLVHHIVVTKRSNIYFCIQLCRIKRMCMVVSTSGDNMLTLSTFPNLVEHNWFRFREGVL, encoded by the exons ATGATTCATGGAACTCAGCATATTTCTAATCAG ATTGCCTCTGCTGTTTCGATTTTTCGAAACTTCCCCACCCTAATCTCAAAGATGACAACATCAGTGAACTCAGAATGTGTGATATCACTAGCCGAGCACCTGGCCGGAGAGAGATCATT GCCTTCACCTCCTGTTGATGCAGATCCCAAAGGATTTGTTCTTGGAGTTTCCAAAAAGGAACAGCTAATTCAACAAGAATTGTTGGCAGTAAACAGGTTTCTTTACTGCAGAGGGTTGAAAGTTATTGGTCAAGGTGATGAAGTTCAAACTCATTGGAGAGCAGTCGTAAATGGTGCCATTTTTAGCTGTGCACAATGGTCCAAAAGCAAATTAAAGAACTCTTATACCATCCAGTATGAGGATGCAAAAGGATCAACTCAGTTCGGAGAAATACAGagatttttagttttgaaaggTCATAATGTTGCAGTTGTAACAAATTTAGCTGTAAATGGATCCTTAGTGTCACCGATCAAATCTTCTTCAGAGTTACTAAATAACTTTGCAGATTCGGGTGTTTTAGTTCACCATATAGTTGTGACCAAAAggtcaaatatttatttttgtataCAACTATGTCGCATTAAAAGAATGTGCATGGTAGTAAGTACTTCTGGGGATAACATGCTCACATTAAGTACTTTTCCAAATTTGGTGGAGCACAACTGGTTCAGGTTCAGAGAAGGCGTCCTATAA